ATTATTATAGGTTCTATCTGTTGTTCCAAATCCTGGCATGGTTATGGCAATTATGTTTTTAAGGTCTAGGTTTAAAAGCTCAAAAGTTTTAACTGTTACTAATAGAGCTAAAGTAGAGTCAAGGCCTCCAGATATACCAATAACTGCAGATTTAAGATTGGTATGTTCTAACCTTTTAGCTAGGGCAGAAACTTGTATGTTAAATATTTCTTCTAACCTATTATATTTTTCGTTATAAGGTAAGAAAGGATATTTTTTTATAGTTCTTTGTAAATGGAATTCCTGTAAATTTTTAAAACTAAAATTTATTGTTCTAGAATCAAAAGGACATAGGTTTGAATACTCATTTAAATTAGTATTTTTTATTCTATTTAATATCAGTTTATCAACATCTATTGAAGATATTATTATTTCATTTTCTCTTTTAAATCTTTTATTTTCTTTCAATAAGGAACCACTTTCTCCGATTAATAAATGACCACTGTAAACTAAGTCTGTGGTGGATTCGTATACTCCACAGGAAGAATAAATATATCCACAGGAAAGTTTTTTTGTATAAGTTTTAATAAAATGTCTTCTTTTTTCACTTTTACCTACTAATTCATTAGAGGCAGATAAATTTCCTATTATATTAGCTCCTTGTATGCAGAGATAATTACTTAAGGAAATAGGATTATTAAAATCATCACCTAATACAAAGGAAAACTTAAATTTTCCACTTTCAAAAATTAAATCTATTCCAAAAGGTATATTTTCTTGAAAATAGGTGGTTACATATTCATTTTTAATTTTAAATCCAGAAGAAAACCATCTTTGTTCACTAGAACATACATTGGATTTAGGAACTACTCCTAAAATTTTTCCATAGTGTATAATGAATGCACAATTATAAAGAGAATTTTTATGTAATAAAGGTGCTCCAATGGATACTAAAATATCCTTATCCTTTAAAAATAGACAAAGTTCTTCTATAGCTTTTAGTGAGTAATTTAATAATTGTCCATTAAAAAATAAATCACCACAACTATAGGATGTTATAGATAGTTCTGGAAAAATTATATACTTAACTTTTTTATTTATGGCATCATTTATACATTCTTTTATATTAGTTAAATTAAACTCTATATCCATTACATTTGTAATAGGGCAGGCAGATGCTATATTTAAAAAATCTTCATAGGGCTTATATTGTTCTTTTAAAAAATTCATAAATTTACCTCCAATTGTTATATACATTCTTAAGATATCCTTAAAAGTACAATTATATAAATATTAATGCTATAAAAAATATTCTATATAGTGTATAATTTTTATAAAGACATTTAATTTAATTATAAATAATTAACACATTAATTCAAATACCTTTTTTCATTGCTTTATGTGGAGAGGAGGAAAAACATGTATGGGGAAATTTTACTTTGGATAGTTATAGGCGCAGTTGCAATACTTATAGATATATTTACTAGTAGCTTTTTATTTATATGGTTTACTGTAGGATCTATAGTAGCTTTGATAATCAGTGGTTTAGGATATGCTTTCTCAGTACAATTTATAGCTTTTATATTTACTAGTGTTATTCTATTAGCAATAGGTTATCCTATAGTTAAGAAGACTATAAAAAAAAGTGTGCCTAAAACCTTACCTATGGGAGAAAATTATGTAAATAGAATTATAACTGTAGAAAAGGATGTTAAAGAAGAGGAACTTATAAAGA
This window of the Clostridium cochlearium genome carries:
- a CDS encoding NAD(+) synthase, with product MNFLKEQYKPYEDFLNIASACPITNVMDIEFNLTNIKECINDAINKKVKYIIFPELSITSYSCGDLFFNGQLLNYSLKAIEELCLFLKDKDILVSIGAPLLHKNSLYNCAFIIHYGKILGVVPKSNVCSSEQRWFSSGFKIKNEYVTTYFQENIPFGIDLIFESGKFKFSFVLGDDFNNPISLSNYLCIQGANIIGNLSASNELVGKSEKRRHFIKTYTKKLSCGYIYSSCGVYESTTDLVYSGHLLIGESGSLLKENKRFKRENEIIISSIDVDKLILNRIKNTNLNEYSNLCPFDSRTINFSFKNLQEFHLQRTIKKYPFLPYNEKYNRLEEIFNIQVSALAKRLEHTNLKSAVIGISGGLDSTLALLVTVKTFELLNLDLKNIIAITMPGFGTTDRTYNNAISLCKKLKISLREINIVKSCLQHFEDIAHDPNIHDVTYENVQARERTQILMDIANKEGGLVVGTGDLSEMALGWCTFNGDHMSMYGVNASVPKTLVRYLVKHVALEQKDKEISSILLDILDTPVSPELLPKDAKGNICQKTENIVGPYELHDFFLYYFIKGFDVKKIYYLACEAFREDYKKDIIEKWLKFFIKRFFTQQFKRSTVPDGPKVGSISLSPRGDFVMPSDGSYNSFL
- a CDS encoding NfeD family protein, producing MYGEILLWIVIGAVAILIDIFTSSFLFIWFTVGSIVALIISGLGYAFSVQFIAFIFTSVILLAIGYPIVKKTIKKSVPKTLPMGENYVNRIITVEKDVKEEELIKIDGIYWTVINKGELINKGEKAKIIALDGNKFILKKYEEANL